GTAGGCGTGCAGCAGCGAGACGGCGACGCTCTCCGCGCCGGCGTCGCGGATGTCGTCTGCGAGCGCCCGGACCTCCGACTCGTCGACTTCGGTCTGGATGCCCTCGACGGTCGCCCGCTCCGTCACCTCGAACCGGCGGCGGCGCGGGACGAGCGGGGCGGGCTTGTCCGCGGTCACGTCGTAGAGGTCGGGTCGGGCCTGTCGGCCGATTTCGAGCACGTCGCGGAACCCCTCGGTGGTGACGAGCGCGGTCGTCGCGCCGTCGTCTTCGAGGAGGGCGTTGACCGAGACGGTCATCGCGTGGGTGAACGCGTCGACCTCGGCCGGGTCGATGCCGGCGTCGTCGCAGGCCCTCTCGATGCCGCGGACGACGCCGACGCTCTGGTCGTCCGTGCTCGGGACCTTCGCGGTGACGAGGCGGCCCTCGGGAGTCAGAAGCGCCACGTCGGTGAACGTGCCGCCGACGTCGACGCCGATTCGCGTCTCTGTGTCCATCAGAACACCCCCATATCGGTCGCGACCGTATAGAGCGTTCGGAGGCCGAGCCAGACGACGACGAGCGTCACCAGCCCGCCGACGACGTTCTGGAGCGTGGAGTTGGCGTACGACCCGAGGATGTCGCGGTCGTTCATCACGTAGATGAGGAAGACGGCGACGATGGGAAGCAGGACGCCGTTGGCGACCTGCGCGAAGACGATGGCCTGCACGGGGCTGTATCCGACCGCGGAGAAGACGATGCCGACGAGCAGAATCGAGCCCCAGACGGCGCGGAACTTCGTGGACTGGAGGTCGGTGTCCCAGCCGAGCGCCCCCGCCGTCGCGTACGCGCCGGCCAGCGGGGCGGTCGTCGCGCTGGTGAAGCCCGCGGCGAACAGCCCGATGCCGAAGAACACCTTCGCCTGCGTGCCGACGAGCGGTTCGAGCTGTTCGGCCATCGTGCTCACGTTCTGGATGTTCGTCCCGACGGGGAACGCCGCCGCGGCGGTGACGAGAATCGAGATGGTGATGAAGCCGCCGAGGACGATAGACAGAACCGTGTCGGCCCGCGACTCGTTCAACTCCTCGGGGCCGGCCCACCGCTCTTGGACGCTCCCGGCGTGGAGAAAGAGGTTGTAGCCGACGACGGTCGTCCCGATGAGGCCGGTGATGAGGAACGCCGACCCCTCCGGGACGCTCGGGATGAACCCGCGGGCGAGCGCGCCGAGGTCGGGGCCGATGAGGATGGCGTCGATGAGGAAGGAGACGGCCATGATGGAGACGAGGCCGACCAGCGCTTTCTCGATGAGTTTGTACTTCCCGGACCACAGGAGGACGCCGGCGACGAGACCCATCGCGGGCCCCCAGAGGTTGGCGCTGATGCCGGTCAGCCCCTCCAGTCCGGCCGCGCCGCCGAGGATGTTTCCGGTCTCGTAGGCGGCCGTGCCGACGCCGATGGCGCTCACGACGAGGGCGATACTCAGTCCCGACAGCGCGGGGCTGTCGAACTGCCCCCGGAGCGCCTCCCCGAGGCCCTCGCGGGAGACGAGGCCGAGTCGGGCGCTCATCTCCTGCAGCACGATAGTGGCGACTATCGAGAAGGCAATCGTCCAGACGAGCGCGTAGCCGAATCGCGCGCCCGTCACGCTCGCGGTCGTGACCGTTCCGGGACCGATGAACGCGGCGGCGACCATCGCGCCCGGACCGATAGATTTCAGACGTTCGATGAAGTTCATGGTTCTACCTGTGAGGTGGATTGACGTATCAAACTCTGATTGATAAATCCCGGTTGAGAACGCCGAGTACGGCGCGAAGAGCGCGTACGAAGGAGTATGAACGAGTATGAAGCTAGCGGCGGGCGTGGACCGACAACCGAGTCCGGAAACCAGCGTCCGAGTCCGGTCGGGTCCGCGCCGGACGCGGCCCTCACCGGACCTCGGTGAGAAGCACCTTCGAGACGCCCTCTTCGACCTCGATATCGAACGGGGACTGCTCGGTGCTGAGCGCGATGAACCGCGACATAAACCACTTGACGGACTCGGTGGGAAAGACGACGTGGAAGGTGTCGCCCTCGGAGGCGCGGACCGTGAGAAAGCCGCAGAACGACAGCCAGTCGAGGAGTTCAGCCAGCGACTCGAATCGGTCGCGATACTCGTGGGCGTGGAACGCCGCGACCCGGTCGATGGCGTCGAGAAACTCGGGAGCCGGCTCGCCGTCGTCGCCCTCCACGTAGTCGAGAAACGTGTGCAGGAAGTCCACGTCGAGAAGGACGTGCTCGCCGCTCGACAGCATCTGGTGGTAGGCTTCGAGGTTCGGCCCGGCGTCGGTCGTCGCCGCCTCGAAGTTGGCCGCGTAGAAGACGAGCGCCTCGCGGACGAGTTCGCTTTGGGCCTTGTCGGTCCGGCCGGCGAGCCCGTCGAGCGCCGACTGAGCGTCCTCGTCGAGCGACACCGTGACGCGATTCGTGACCATGCGTGTCTAACTCTCGGTGGGGTTCTTAAGGGTGTGTAGATGACCGCCGCGAGTCGCGAACGCGTGACGAACGGCAGCCGGCTACTCAAGATGTGTGAAAATTTTAGAAATTGAGACGACGGCGACGGGTCAGTCCGCCGTCGCGGTGCTCGCTCCCGCCGGCTTCGAAGCACTCCTCTGGCGAGCGGTCGTCGGGAAGGCCGTCGCCGTCGTCCTCGACGTAAAAGCCGTCGTGGGTCCGACCGACGGTCACCGTTACCTCGGAGCCGCCGTGGTCGACGAACGCGTCGTTGACGTACTCGAAGCGGCCGCGCTCGTCGACGACGTACACCGGGTAGCCGAGCGCTTCGAGAACGGTTTCGTAGCGCTCCGCCCGGCGGGTCGCCCGGTGTTCGGAGACGCTGTTTTCGATGCGGTTGACGAGCAGTTCGTACTGCTCGGAGGAGGGCTGTTTCTGGAGGTAGTCGGTGACGCCCGCGGAGATGGCGTCGCTCGCGACTTCCTCGCTCCCCTTGCCGGTAAAGAGGATGAGGGGAAGCGAACCGTGGTCCTCGCGAACCGTTTCGAGGAGTTCGACCCCGGTCATCGCCGGCATGTCGTAGTCGCTGACCACGCAGTCGATATCGGAATCACGAACGATATCGAACGCGACCCTCGGGTCCGAGCACGTCGTCACCTCGAACGAAGAGAGCTTTCGAAGGTACGTCTCGCCGAGGTCCAAGAGCGCCGCGTCGTCGTCGGCGTAGACGACGCGAGGGGATTCCGAGGTCGTCATCAGTAGGTACCGAATAGCAACTCTCGCGGCGGCACATATGTTCGACCTCTATAAATAGGGACCGGAGAAACACGGGTCGGTTTCGAATCTAATAACGAGAACGACGGCGCGACGGAGGCGACCGAGTTTGACGCGACCGAGTCCGACCGGGTCTCGCTCGGCCGCCCGTCAGAACTCGCCGGCGACGATGTCGGTGACGCGCTCGCGGTCGAACAGCCGTTCAGCCTCGGGAATCTCGGGGTACGACTCGCCGTCGCCGTAGCCGGGCCACGCGCCGAACCGCTCGGGGAAGAGCTGTTTGGCGGTCATCTCCAACTGGAACAGGTTCATAATCGGGCCCTGCATCCCGTTGCCGGACGGGTAGTACCGGCCGTCGCGGAACGCGGGCACCTCGTCCGCGAGGGGGTTCGAAAGCACCTCGTCGCGGTTCGAGCGGAAGGTGTCTCTGAGCGCGGTCCCCCAGTACCGGAGGACCACGTCGGGCGCGGTCTCGACCATCACCTCGTAATCGTACGAACCGTCCGACCCGGTCTGGGCGTCTGTCGTCGCAAACGCGTTCTGCATCCCGAACGGGCGGAGGTGCGCCCAGAGGTAGCCGTCCCCCGTGAAGTCGTACGGCCAGAACGTCCCGCCGGTGTCGGCGACGACCGCGAGCGACGGGCGCTCGGACGCCGGTGGGAGGTCGGCCCGTATCCGGGCGACGAGGTCGTCCCGGAGGGACCTGAACGCCCGGTAGCGCTCTTCCTCTCGGAACACCGCCGCGATGTGGCCGAGGTACTCCCAGAGCGTATAGTGCTCGTAGCGGTCGCGGCAAGGCTCGGGCGGGTCGGCGTTCGTCCGGCTGTAATAGTTGCCGAACCACGGACCCACGTCGGCCGCGATTGACGCCACCTCGCCTTCGGTCCAGTCGAACGAGGGACTCCGGAGCAGACACGGGTCGAGGAAGTGCACGTCGCTGTCCAGTTCGTAAAACAGCTCTCTGTCGAGGGCGTTCGGGTTCGACGCCGGCGTAACGCGGCCGAGTTTCTCCCACTCGAACTCCACGCCGTCGAGCGCGTCGTAGTAGTAGTCGACCGTGTTGCCGAACAGCTCCTTGTCGTAACCGATGCCGGTAATGGCGTCGCCGTGGCCGAAGGCGACCGCCGCGTCGGCCGAGACCGGGTAGTAAGTCAGAGCGCGTTCCGGCACGGCGTCGAACTCGACCTCACCGACCGGGGCCATCGACACCGAGTACGACCCGTCGCTCGTCTCAGTCGCTTCTTCGGTATCCGTCTCAGTCGTCGAGACGGCGTCAGAAGTAGTGGTCGTCGCGTCGGAACCCCCGCCCGCACAACCCGCGAGGAGTCCCCCGCCGAGGACCGTCCCGCCGAACTTCACGTAGTCCCGGCGAGTCGGCCCGGACCGACAGTCATCGTTGTCTGCCATATTTTTAGGCCAGCATAAAAAAATAAAACTGCTTCGTTTTAGGTATGCCTAAATACTTCGCTCGCGAGCGAGGAGTCGTGATATTTTAACAATGAGTTGAGACGTATTGAGCGTGTTCCCCGTTACGGATTCCCTCCCCTGCGTCTCGACGGACAGTATCGAGCGGTTCCTCGCGGCCTTGCTCGTCGGACGCGTCGGTCGCGTCGGTCGTGTCAGTCACGTTCGAGTCCCCCCTTCGGCGGCGTCAACGTCGGCCTCGGCCCCGGAACCGGGGACCGAACCGAGTTCGGTCGCACACCACTGACAGAACGCAAGCGACGGGTCGGCGGCGCGGCGACAGTTCGGACAGACCCGGCCGTCGCGGCTCTCGGACCGCTTCGACGCGCGGTTCTGGACGCGCGCAACCACGTACGCGTCGAGAGTGGCGAGGAGGGTAACGACGAACAGCGGCGCGGCGCTCCAGAAGTCGCCCGCGCCCTGCAAGTACATCGCAACCGCGTCGGGACCGCTCAGAGAGCCGACGCCAAGGAAGACGGCAGCCCACGCGAACGCGCGCTTCCAACGGCGGAGATACAACTGTCCGAGCCCCGCGACGAACGACGAGAGGAGCGCGGCGAGAAGCGGGCGCTTGACTGCGCGTTTTTTCATATATTGAATTTCTGTTCAACCACGTATAGCGGTTCGGGTCACCGAACCGCGGTACCGCTACCGGTAGTTTAAATATTGAATTAATATTCAACAGCGTCGTGGGCACACGATGAACGACACAACGACGCGGAGATATCTCGCGATTGGCGGACTGAGCGCGGTGCTCTCGCTTTTCGTCCTCCCTATCGCGGGGTTCGTCTCGGTCTACACCGGCTACAAAGTACACGGACACACGAAGAACATTTACAGCTATCTGCTAGCCGGAGCGGGGTCGCTCTCGGTGCTGTTCTGGGTGGCCTTCCTGGTTCGGCTCTGACCGCGGTCGGCGGCGAGTCATCCCGCCGCCCGCGACGACCCGAAAGCGACACTTTCGTCGAACGCGAACCGCCGGGATATGACGCAGGACGGTCGCGCCGAGGAGTTGGAGCCGGCGAAGCGACGCATCATGGAGGCGACGTACAGGGCGCTACAAAAACACGGCTACGGCAACCTGACGATACAACACATCGCCGACGAGTTCGAGAACAGCAAGACGCTCCTGTACTACCATTACGACGGGAAAGACGAGCTGTTGGTCGACTTCCTCGACTACGTCCTCACGCAGTTTCTGAACAGCCTCCCTCGGGGGGACCGCACGCCCAAAGAGGAACTCGAAACGCTCGTCGACACGCTCCTCCCCGAGACGCTCTCCGAGGAGGCCTACCGGCTCCAACTGTCCATGTTCGAACTCCGGGTGAACGCCCCGCACGACGAGGGCTGTCGCGAGGAGTACCGCCACGTCGACGCCGAGCTCACGGAGCTGCTGCGGGACATCCTCGTCCGCGGCGTCGAGGCGGGCGAGTTCGACGTCAACGACCCAGAGGCCGAGGCCGAACTGTTTCTCTCGATTCTAACTGGGACGCGCGCCCGCCGGCTGACGGTGTTCAAACCCGACGAGTCAATCGAACCGCTCCGAGCGGCCATCCAGTCGCACATCGACCGCATCTCGGCGTAGTCGCCGCCGGGTCGGCCGCCCGGGTCGCGGTCGCGCCGGTTCAGGCCAGTTTACCGCCGTCGACGGGGAGCGCGTGGCCGTTGACGAACGACGCGTCTTCGGAGGCCAACCACGCGACGGCGCTCGCAATCTCCTCCGGTTCCGCCATCCGTCCGAGCGGCTGTTCCGCGGTGATGGCCTCGACCGCGCCGGGGTTCGCTTCGAGCGACCGCTCGACCATCGGGGTTCGGACGACGCCCGGACACACCGCGTTGACGCGGACGCCCTCCTCGGCGTACCGCACGGCCGCAGACTTCGTCAGTCCGACCACGCCGTGTTTGCTCGCGACGTAGGGTTCGCTCCCGTCGGCGGCGAGTCCGGCGATTGACGAGGTGTTGATAATCGCGCCGCCGTCGCCCTCC
This genomic stretch from Haloferax volcanii DS2 harbors:
- a CDS encoding Nramp family divalent metal transporter — translated: MNFIERLKSIGPGAMVAAAFIGPGTVTTASVTGARFGYALVWTIAFSIVATIVLQEMSARLGLVSREGLGEALRGQFDSPALSGLSIALVVSAIGVGTAAYETGNILGGAAGLEGLTGISANLWGPAMGLVAGVLLWSGKYKLIEKALVGLVSIMAVSFLIDAILIGPDLGALARGFIPSVPEGSAFLITGLIGTTVVGYNLFLHAGSVQERWAGPEELNESRADTVLSIVLGGFITISILVTAAAAFPVGTNIQNVSTMAEQLEPLVGTQAKVFFGIGLFAAGFTSATTAPLAGAYATAGALGWDTDLQSTKFRAVWGSILLVGIVFSAVGYSPVQAIVFAQVANGVLLPIVAVFLIYVMNDRDILGSYANSTLQNVVGGLVTLVVVWLGLRTLYTVATDMGVF
- a CDS encoding ribbon-helix-helix protein, CopG family; its protein translation is MVTNRVTVSLDEDAQSALDGLAGRTDKAQSELVREALVFYAANFEAATTDAGPNLEAYHQMLSSGEHVLLDVDFLHTFLDYVEGDDGEPAPEFLDAIDRVAAFHAHEYRDRFESLAELLDWLSFCGFLTVRASEGDTFHVVFPTESVKWFMSRFIALSTEQSPFDIEVEEGVSKVLLTEVR
- a CDS encoding response regulator, whose translation is MTTSESPRVVYADDDAALLDLGETYLRKLSSFEVTTCSDPRVAFDIVRDSDIDCVVSDYDMPAMTGVELLETVREDHGSLPLILFTGKGSEEVASDAISAGVTDYLQKQPSSEQYELLVNRIENSVSEHRATRRAERYETVLEALGYPVYVVDERGRFEYVNDAFVDHGGSEVTVTVGRTHDGFYVEDDGDGLPDDRSPEECFEAGGSEHRDGGLTRRRRLNF
- a CDS encoding ABC transporter substrate-binding protein; the protein is MADNDDCRSGPTRRDYVKFGGTVLGGGLLAGCAGGGSDATTTTSDAVSTTETDTEEATETSDGSYSVSMAPVGEVEFDAVPERALTYYPVSADAAVAFGHGDAITGIGYDKELFGNTVDYYYDALDGVEFEWEKLGRVTPASNPNALDRELFYELDSDVHFLDPCLLRSPSFDWTEGEVASIAADVGPWFGNYYSRTNADPPEPCRDRYEHYTLWEYLGHIAAVFREEERYRAFRSLRDDLVARIRADLPPASERPSLAVVADTGGTFWPYDFTGDGYLWAHLRPFGMQNAFATTDAQTGSDGSYDYEVMVETAPDVVLRYWGTALRDTFRSNRDEVLSNPLADEVPAFRDGRYYPSGNGMQGPIMNLFQLEMTAKQLFPERFGAWPGYGDGESYPEIPEAERLFDRERVTDIVAGEF
- a CDS encoding zinc ribbon domain-containing protein produces the protein MKKRAVKRPLLAALLSSFVAGLGQLYLRRWKRAFAWAAVFLGVGSLSGPDAVAMYLQGAGDFWSAAPLFVVTLLATLDAYVVARVQNRASKRSESRDGRVCPNCRRAADPSLAFCQWCATELGSVPGSGAEADVDAAEGGTRT
- a CDS encoding TetR/AcrR family transcriptional regulator, with translation MTQDGRAEELEPAKRRIMEATYRALQKHGYGNLTIQHIADEFENSKTLLYYHYDGKDELLVDFLDYVLTQFLNSLPRGDRTPKEELETLVDTLLPETLSEEAYRLQLSMFELRVNAPHDEGCREEYRHVDAELTELLRDILVRGVEAGEFDVNDPEAEAELFLSILTGTRARRLTVFKPDESIEPLRAAIQSHIDRISA